In Terriglobales bacterium, the genomic stretch GACCGCCAAGCCCGGCAAGGAAGATGAGGTCGCGCGCCTCTTCCGCACCTTGCAGGAAGAATCACGCAAGGAGCCCGGCTGCCTGCTCTACGTCGCGCAGCGTCACCGCGACGACCCCGCCCGCTTCCTGGTCTACGAACAATACAAGGACGACGCCGCGCTCGAAGCGCATCGCGCCACGCCGCACTTTCTGGAGATCGCCCGCGGCGAGCTGCCCAGGGTCGCCGACCGCACCGACGCCAACCTCTACAGGCCGCTCTAGGCGCGCCTTGTGCGCCCTGCGTGTCCGAAGCCTGCCCTGAGCGTAGCCGAAGGGTGGTGAGCTTTGATGCTGGATCTACTTGCGGTCTGCGATCAGGACACCGCCGCGCGCAAAATCTTCCTTCTCCACTTCGACGATGGCGACCGAAACGGCTTCGCGCGTCGCTCCGGCCTCTTCCACCAGCGCGTCGGTCACCCGCTTCACCAGCTTGCGCTTCTGTTCCAGCGTGCGGCCCTTCAGGAACGTGATCTCAACGTGCGGCATCGTCTTCTCTCTTGCCTCTTCCGTGTGAACGCGT encodes the following:
- a CDS encoding putative quinol monooxygenase, with the protein product MVILVVGWTAKPGKEDEVARLFRTLQEESRKEPGCLLYVAQRHRDDPARFLVYEQYKDDAALEAHRATPHFLEIARGELPRVADRTDANLYRPL
- a CDS encoding 2-hydroxymuconate tautomerase, which codes for RVHTEEAREKTMPHVEITFLKGRTLEQKRKLVKRVTDALVEEAGATREAVSVAIVEVEKEDFARGGVLIADRK